Genomic window (Nymphaea colorata isolate Beijing-Zhang1983 chromosome 1, ASM883128v2, whole genome shotgun sequence):
GCCATTCTGGAGCCAAGTACCCCCTTGTTCCCCTGACGCTGGTTAAAGTTCGATACTGATTGTCCTTGTGATTGATAAGCTTAGCCAGGCCGAAATCGGAGACCTTGGCATTGTAGTTATCGTCCAAAAGAATGTTTTCCGGCTTGATGTCGCAGTGAACGATGCAATCTCTGCACTCCTCGTGCAAGTACGTGATCCCCCTTGCAGTGCCTAATGCTATTTTGAACCGAGCATCCCAATCCAGCCTCGCAGCGTTCTCTGAGAAGATGAAGCTATCGAGGGAGCCGTTGCGCATGAACTCGTAGACCAGGAGCCTGTGCCGACCCTCCGAGCAGAATCCGATCAACCTGACCAGATTCAGGTGGTGGGTGCTGCTAATGGCTGCCACCTCCATCCGGAACTGCTTCTCTCCTTGTTCTATCCCTTCCAATCGCTTAATGGCGACGATGGTCCTGTTGACGAGCGTCCCTCTGTACACCTGCCCGAACCCCCCTGCGCCGAGCGTCTCCTTGAACCCCTTGGTTGCTTGGTGGAGCTCCTTGTAGGAGAACTGAACCGGCGCGCCGGAGGCGTACTCCAGGAGCGCGTACTGCGAAGACAGCCCACCGAATTTGTTGCCCCTCCGGCACAGCCACCACCACAACACCGTTTCCAGACAGATCAAAGACGAGAGTGTAGCCACGATGACGACGACGATGAGACCGACGCGCAGCGCCGGATGAGGAAAACCCCTCTTGCCAGGGCCACCGGCGGAGGCCATGTCCGGGTTGAGGACGCCCAACCCACAGACCTTAACGAAGGAGGTACTCGGGACAACCGAAGACTGGTAAGCACTGATGAAGTTTTTTATCTTGAAGAAGCACCGCCCCGACCCGTTATCGAGGGAGGTGGAGCCGGAGCATGCGCCGCCGGTCCTCAGGCAGTTTTCCTTGCAGGGAGAGAAGGGGATGAAGAAATACTGGTTGATGTCATCAGTGTCCGGGGGGTAAGTAAGGAAGATCGTGTTCTTCAGTTCAAGCATGGTGACATTGTCGGGGCAATCCCCAAGCAGCTGCTTCCTCTTGCAGCCCTGCCGCGGGTCGCCGGAATCGACGGGAACGAAGTCCTGGGAGAGGCAGGTGCACACCGGCTTTGTGTCGTTGTAGACGCACATACCATTGTTGCCGCACCACCCGTAGACCAGGCACTGGTCCTCCACGGCTGACCACTGCGGGCTCAGGCTTTTGCCGTCAAGGCTGTATGCCCTGAGGTTGCCGTCGGAATCCAATCTCAGGAACCTGAATGTCACGGACCCCGACGAATAGTCGCTGCTGTAAATCCATTTAAACGGAGCCAAGAAGGAAGGATTGACCAGAGACACGACTCCGTCTATGTCCAACACCAGGGCAGGTAAGGTGAGCTTTCCGGCGATGCTAGAGTTGGAGATGGACCAGTACACGATGGTGTTGTAACTGCCCTTCCAGTTGAGGCGCAGCTCGACGTTTGACTTGACGAACTCGAAGGAGTAGGGGCCCGACCGGAGGGTCTGCCCCGCGAGGAACTTTTGTTGCTGGACCAGGACGTCGGCGGGATGGCTGAAGGTGTCCCACACCGTGGAGGTGTCGTTCTTCAGAAAAAAGTTGCCGGAGTCGTCGACAGCAGCGACCGACACGCCCTTGTTCCCCGTACGGGACTGCCACACAACTGTGCCGGAGCCGTTGAGGAGCCGGAGATTGCCGTCGGAGGAGAAATTAAGGGAGGCACCGCCATCGACCACTGCGGGGGACGCGTCCCCGGCTGTCCAGACGAGTGTGGCAGAGGCAGAATGAGTTACCCCAGCGACAAACAGAGAGGGGTTCTGCTGGGATTTGGTGAAGCCGAAGGAGAAGGTCTTGCTGGGGGACATCCACTGAGTAGTGTCCGACGGGCGGAGAATCGTGCCGAGGGGGACGTCCGCACCGCTAACCAGCGCCGGAGCCGTGAAGAGAAGCCCATCCGGTGCTCCCGccatcaccaccatcaccaaaaaacaaaaacgagTTGTTGCGGCCATTAACAACCACAGAAGACAGCGGCGGCCGCAGCTGCAGGGGAGCGAGGGGAAGATGGTGGTGGAGGAACAGTAACAGCAACAGCAACCGTTATAGCTATAGCTCTTCGCCAAGTCTGAAGGCGTCAACCGAAGGATCGACGTGCTGGAGGTGAGCGGGTTTGCCGCCTTGCCGGCCGCGCAGGGAAAGACGAAAATCACTTCCCCATTACTCACGCGACTTGGACTCAAATCTTACCCCCTTTCACTCCTTTTCTCGCTTCCCTTTCCAATTTAATTTCCGTCTCGCGGCACCGTATCGTATATCTGCCGTGCAAATACATCTTCACGCTGCCGGAATTTTTGGTTGTATTTCCCTCGGAAAAACAACTATTCGTCTGAGATGGGAAACTCTTCTCTCTAAGCCCGGCAAATACGCTTTCCTGGTAAATACGCCTTCGCATTATACTCAAATAAACCCGTGACGCGCTTGTGGGAAGAAGAGAGAACCACACACTGAGATCCAATCAGAGTTCACCGTGTGAGAAAAGAATACAGAAGTGCTCCTTGTTTTTAAGTTGTTTTACTCAAATTCAATTATATTTGTCTGGACTGCTTCGTCTGTTTGAATGACATTCGTCGTTGAATAGCAGAAATCTGACATGACTTGAATGGTTAAATTGGTGACGTAGAATATTAGCTTTTGAGTTGAATTATTGTTTGGATTTTCATCAAATCAGAGTCACGTAAATCAAAATTTATACAATGAAATTGAGCTAAAAAATCAACTCCATGATTTGAAAAAGAGGAGAACAAACGGTGAACACAAATAAAAATTGTGACGTCTATCGTTTAAGAGAAGTAAGAACTCCATGATCGATCCATTTaaccattttttattataaaaataaaactgaaTTAAAAATCATTCCGATGAAGTACACGCAAATTCATAAGAGTTCATAAATAAAAAGCAAATTATGGGGATAGTCATAGAATTGGAGTTGTCATCCTGTGAAGAGCGATGGTGCCCCTTGGTCTATGGCAGGGTCACTATCAACCCTTGTTAGACAGCGAAGGTGGTCGGAGACTCGCGCTATTAAGAAAGGGTCGACGGCGATTTGGCGAACCTCCACCGGTAATATGGGTTCAACGACGCTACGCTGGTAGCCAAGAGTGGATGGCGGACCGTCACGAGGTCTCGCTGATAGTGAGGGTCGACAGTGGCTTGCCGTCCAGTCAGGGTTGGCCTGGCCTGGCTTGGCAAAGAGAGGCCACGGTGACATGtatctttattttcttgacaattttttaattaaaaaaattgtttggaaaGGGTGATTTGATATTTTTGACATATTATCATAACATTTTTCTTAAAGcaatatgaaaatttcatgcaAGTGTCAAGGGCATTATTTGAGGAGTTTGAAAaattagttatttatttataggTGTGAGGGATTTCACAACTGTCACTCGATCCTTTATTCTTACAGAACACAAGGCCTCACTGGTCACTTCTACcttgaaattgtaatttttttttctggttcaaATTTATTGTAGAAAGTTATTTAGCTCAAATCAATTAACACTTCCCTTGAGCTTGAGTTAATGAATGGTTTCCAAATAAGTTTATGTTTGATTGTTTTCAAAAGCTCCAATGCTTATCTCAAGAAAAGCTCTGAAACTCGTGAAGCGTTAGGCACTGATGTTGTCTTTGTGCGAGATTTTGGTTGgagaaaatgacatttattGATAGACTTTCACAAAAAACAAAGtaatgtgaaaaaaaagaaaaaaaggaaggcgGTGCCAAATTGCCAATACAATTTTTTCTCAAGATTGGCGTCTACTTTTAAGTGCATCCggtgtaaaattttgaaaaataacgttttgccatttatattttttaaaattctaatTTGGCccatgtaaaaaattttaaaatgaagttGTCTGctcaaaaaaatttagaatttttatttaatcaaACAATTATCATGGTAGGCACCTCCAATATCAGAATTCTAGCTCCCCTTCTGGCTAATGTGGCTATGATCTGGTATAATTATCAAAGGCAGTCGGTTTTAGTGCCATGAATTACATAAAGCTCTAGAAAGGAATGTGTTTTCACTGGGAGTGTGTTCGatggctttgaattttgattctagaattaaaattgtgggaacaaaattttattttgaattggaattgaaatgaaaatttcaattctaGTTTCCCTTTGTGTTTGATTGTACCGAATTTTTATTTCAGAactgaaaataaaatgtttgacaaaacatgaattaaaattttgaaattgataaATTAAAACCATCATGGCATGTGTCTcgaagagataaaaaaaattctaaaattctggaatcataattccacccctcATAGAATCACAactttagaattttaatttaaaaaatgtgcCTATAATTCCAAAATATAATTCTTTGTTCGACAATGCAATTCccaattcatcaaaaataagaattttaattctagaattccaTAATTTCGGCcccatcaaacaccccttaaaATTTATGTGAGGAACTAGAGGACATAACTTTATGCAATAAAGAGACTGTGAAGTCTTAATATATCTTGTTACATTTAATCAGCCAAAACTCTTCAAGAAATTTAAATGAGTTGGCACAAGTATATAAATACTAGTAGTTAAGGAAGGTCACTCGTATAAAAATATATGCTTATGTATGAAATTTTGCAATGTTGATAATGACCCCATTTATAGTTTGTATAAGGGATAACACAGTTATTATACTAGAAATAGACTAACATAATGGCTTAGAGATAAGTAGCCTTCACTTCTCTCTTTGGATGAACAGGAGGGAGATCCAACCATCGTTTTAGAACATTATTTTCgatgaaaaaaacaaggaaaacttGAAGATAGATTGCGAGAGACAGAAAGAAAAGCGTGGCTTTTAGCAAAATGAGCTTGTCAAAAATCCCAATTGGCAGTAGAAGAGCCGAGTTTGAAATGGTACTTGAGTCTAAATTGTGTAAACTGTATAGTAGAACTTATTGTGTTCATAACTTTAACTATGATGATTTTAGCATTCATTTGAGAGTTGGAAACAAGGTCTTCCACAACGAAAGTTTTCTAGGccaaaaaatcatatttgttcCAAAAAAGTGTTGAACAACATCAAATTTTGCAAGACTTGAGTTAAACTTAGTTGTATTTAGTATTGAGTAAATGTCAGTTCATGAAacattctctttttctaaaaagtAACAACCCCTAAGGCATAATTGTTCATGACAGAGGTCATGACTAAACAAGCTTAATACCAGGAAATAGATACTTGAAAATGTTATGGAGAGTGAGAATGTTTGACTTCTTCTGGAGTCAAACTTTGGCATTGTCAAGGTAAGCTAAGCTAGCTTTGAGATTTCAATTTTATGAAGAGATATTGTTTCAACTTTTGTGAGGTTAACTATTTCAAGACTAAGAAATACGAGACTATCTTAAAATATTGGTAGTGACAAGTAAAATGCAAaaacaccaaaacaaaattactttttGCATGATATTGTAATCCTTCAAAgaatatttacttattttttgcaTGATATTGCCCTAAAGAGAGATGAACAAATCTTTATAATTCTATAGTCATAATTCCACCCCCTTAGGTAGAATCACAATTCCGAAACTTTGATTAAAAAATGGGTCTACGATtccataatcaaaatttttcatttgataacacaattctcatttcatcaaaaatgaagattttaactctaaaatttcacaattccGGTCTAATCAAACACCCCTCTAGAAGAAAATATATGTTTGGGAATAGTTTGTAGACAAGCAAGATTGATGCCAAGCAGTCGTGGGGGCAGCAAGAAGTTAGTCTCCTTGTTAATTGGGAAGTGGAAAATGACAGAAAAGTCCGTCTCTTTTCTCAGAATTGGAAATGGGGAATCCTTTCCTACCTAATTACCGTGGAAGATGAATATGTAGTAGATTGTTGTCCAGCCTCCTTGGCTTCAGCATAATAAGGTGACTTTGCTAAATGATGAAGAGGATAGAATGACGTGGGGTAACAAAGAGGTGGGGAATGTCAAAAGAATGGAGATATATCACAACAGTAGAGTACCATGAGTTATCAGAGATCAAAACAAatttatttggaaaaacatTGCAATTCCGAGGGCATAATGGTGTCTTTATATTGCCTTAGAGGATAGGCTAGTCACCTTAAATAGACTAAAAAGACTTGCGATTGCTATTGTGAAAAGATGTGAGGTATGTAAGGGGGAAGAGGGGTCTATTGAGCATCTCTTTTTGAGATGTAAAGTTGCAAGGAAGGTCTAGAACTTTTGAGGAGGAAATATGAATGCAACATCAATACTCTGCATTTGTCATTAGGAATAAGGTGGAGTGTTCCACGAATCTATCCCAAAATcagagtgtttcatgaatctaccccaaaatCAAGGTAGAATCATAGGACACTTGAACATTAATTTCAGGAATAGTATGCAATTGGTTCATGaatgtgacaaaaaaaatagagcggattcatgaaacagtttaAACAATGTTGTATTAATCTGCCCCAACATTTGcgacaaattcatggaatagtTACAAACTATTACATTTGCCAAACAGGGTCTAACGGGTCATTCTGGTAATTGGAATATTCTATGAGCATCCTATGAAACTGCTTAATAAAGGgtggcagattcatggaacactaaaacTAAGTGTCTATAGATCAGGACAAGTTTATGAAACATTCACAATGTAACACCCtagaagtttagtctcgtatcgaagattgtgaaggattttcaatggcttataaagggaggccattaatgagatgattgtcctggttcctagccttttttagcattggaaccgaaactgctaggaaCACTAAAACTAAGTGTCTATAGATCAGGACAAGTTTATGGAACATTCACAATGTAACACCCTAGAAGTTTAGTatcgtatcgaagattgtgagggattttcaatggcttataaagggaggtcattaatgagatgattgtcctggttcctagccttttttaggattgaaaccgaaattgctagggggtGGGTtaggatccgtcgaaccaggggcccgagcccgggagtgggtcgggttgttacagtggtatcagagcagtttcaacactcggatcttgggtcccacacgcgcggacgcgtgtgccttaaggggggtggattgtaacaccaagggctgcacacgagccgagtc
Coding sequences:
- the LOC116268360 gene encoding G-type lectin S-receptor-like serine/threonine-protein kinase At1g34300; amino-acid sequence: MAATTRFCFLVMVVMAGAPDGLLFTAPALVSGADVPLGTILRPSDTTQWMSPSKTFSFGFTKSQQNPSLFVAGVTHSASATLVWTAGDASPAVVDGGASLNFSSDGNLRLLNGSGTVVWQSRTGNKGVSVAAVDDSGNFFLKNDTSTVWDTFSHPADVLVQQQKFLAGQTLRSGPYSFEFVKSNVELRLNWKGSYNTIVYWSISNSSIAGKLTLPALVLDIDGVVSLVNPSFLAPFKWIYSSDYSSGSVTFRFLRLDSDGNLRAYSLDGKSLSPQWSAVEDQCLVYGWCGNNGMCVYNDTKPVCTCLSQDFVPVDSGDPRQGCKRKQLLGDCPDNVTMLELKNTIFLTYPPDTDDINQYFFIPFSPCKENCLRTGGACSGSTSLDNGSGRCFFKIKNFISAYQSSVVPSTSFVKVCGLGVLNPDMASAGGPGKRGFPHPALRVGLIVVVIVATLSSLICLETVLWWWLCRRGNKFGGLSSQYALLEYASGAPVQFSYKELHQATKGFKETLGAGGFGQVYRGTLVNRTIVAIKRLEGIEQGEKQFRMEVAAISSTHHLNLVRLIGFCSEGRHRLLVYEFMRNGSLDSFIFSENAARLDWDARFKIALGTARGITYLHEECRDCIVHCDIKPENILLDDNYNAKVSDFGLAKLINHKDNQYRTLTSVRGTRGYLAPEWRANLPITSKSDVYSFGMVLLEMISGHRNFDVSEETGMKKFSSWAFEEFERGNIERIVDNRILKQADMEQVLRAVQVSFWCIQEQPSQRPHMGKVVQMLEGILVMENPPTPSPIDAAPSYRSNSASVVSALSTMAASAQPLSSFPSFKAFGSSVSAMNPEQNFSSSTSLVN